CTGAATGTCCATGACTTGTTTCACAACATTTGGCATTTACGTCAAGATTGCACGataattcacttttcttttttttttttaccttgtgcTATATCATGTGTTTTGTAAACACATGAGCCCACTCTCATTCACTCGTTCACCGAGCAGGGGCCTCGCCTGCCTACACTTTAAAAGTCAAAACCTGTGCAGAGAAAGAGCTCGGTGCATTTAGTGAGTGGTTAAATATGAGTGGACGGAGGTGGGAGAGTGCTCTAATAAATGAGTGTCGTCAGTTGAAGTGCTTAATATTCAGAGAGGATGTTTGTCAATGTAACGATGCATCAGTGATTAAAGTAACCCATTCATCATCACCACAGCGTTCACAATCATTCACAgcccagttttgtttttcttttttctttttttgttttagtcgGACCACTCGTTCTCGTCGAGCTCGGAGTCGTCGTCGGACTCGCTGTACTCCACGGCGATGCGGCGCGACAAGATCGTGGCCACGTCGTTGCCCACGGGCTCCCTCTTCGCCTCCTGCTCCCTCTGCTCCTGGACCTTCCTCAGCTGGATACCTGACGAGATAGAAGGAGGAAATGACAGTGGCGTTCGTAACTGGTCCGCTGTCTTTTGATAAAATTCTACATAGAAAACCagtgaaaagcagtgatttaaaaTCCCACTCAAACTTCTGTCTCTAAAGCAGTCTTTAATTTTAAATTACAATAAGTTCAAACGTGGCGACGGAAGCTCGGCCCTCTTTccgtgtgaaaaacaaaatgctttggtCACGTACGAAACCCGCAGAACAATAAAGTTTTCGGAATCACAACGATCTCACGTTCGATAAAACACCCGCGGAGGTCACCACGTTTTGCCTCCTTCCACATCGCGGGGTTCACAGCTGCTCGCCAGAGCACTATAACGGAGCAAACTGCTAACGCTTTATTCGCAAAGACCGATGAACATCTCACAGGCGTCCAGTTTTAAAGGCTTCATCCAAGAGCTTGAGCCAAGGCAACTGCAGGCCGCCAGTGTCCCACCCATGGCCCAGTGGACAGAACGTTAAACAACCACATGAAATTAAGTTAAAACGTAATAATAAGGAATGGAATTCGAATGGGATCATAGAGGAAAATTGACAACCCCTTAGTACCTCTACGTATGGCGGCCAGCAGGTCGGAGCGGGCGTCGCTCATTGGGATCATCCCGATCATGGTGGACTTCCTCGTCATGGGTGGCGCGTCGGCAGTCGCCTGCTGGCCCATGGCAGCGTGCGGAGGCGGCGAGTGCACCAGGTGTCCAGCGGGCATTCCAGGCGGTGGCGGCGGGGGAGCAGCGGGCGGCGCGCCTGACGGCGGGTGAGAGGGAGACGGCACGTAGTTGgccgggggaggaggaggagacggagagTAAGGGCGGGAGAGGGCAGCGGAGTTTGGGGGAACGGCGGacgcagcggcggcggcggcggcagcagcagctgagggcGGAGACGTGGTGGAGTCAAACGCCGTCTGTGCGGAGGGGATGGTCGGAGGTGGCGGGGGCGGAGCCGGTGGGATGTAGTACTCCGGGATGGTGGAGGGTTGACCACTAGTcggagagaaggagaaaggatTTGTTGAGCGTTAACACATAAGCACAGACGGGAGATAACGCCGGGGTGAAACCTACCCGTGTCCAGCCCGGTAATCCTTCACTAACTGCTGCCTCGGCCCGTTTACGGTCGAGTCTCCACCAGCCGGGACCCCGTGTCCAGAGGGGGTCCGACCCAGGGACGCCACGTTCCTCCCCGCCGCCGCAGGCCCTCCAGGCCCGGGAGGCTGGTTGGCTGGCCTGAGGCCGCGGTCCAGCGACTGAGTCTGTGCCGTGGCGCTGAGGTGATCCCTGGCGTGGTGGTCAGCGAGGTGGGCGGCGCTGGGGGTCTGGGTGGATGGGTGGTTGGGGCTGGCTGGGTAGGAGTCCGACGCCATTGATCTGTGGGAGGAGGAACAAGATGTCCCATAATGTGagttaaatatgttttctgaCTTTCTGTCTTTGAaaacctgggggggggggaacggTTCTGAGGTGACAACATTGCAGTTTTCCACAGATTTCAATAGTACTTATTACTGTGTGAAACTTGCCTTCACCAGAAGAGGGCAACAAAGAGCTGTAATCTAAAACTgtgacacagtgttttttttattgataaaatGGATTCATGAGTATTTTAAACGATGTTCTTATTCaccattttatgttttatgattACAtatcttgttattttttaaaagaaaacgaTACGTATATTTAGAAATCGTATGATTATATAAACTGCAATGTGAATCCTCTGGATTTCTAATGTTAACAATGTTTTTCtaaggattaagacctggtctTAGGGTTAGTGTAAAGGTCACaaaaccagcgtgtgtgtgtgtgtgtgtgcgtgcgtgtttatACCTGCTATCTGGGGACAGGGAGCCTTCTGAGGACATGCCATGGTAAGGTGAGGGCGTGAGCCTCGCGTCCGGTCTGAACTCTTTATCGTAGGCCAAAACGTTCCATTCCTGACGCCGATTACGAGCCTTGCGCACCTTTAAAGGACAGAAAGGTTTCACAAATCAAGCGGTGCCAAGTTGACCCGGCATGGTCGTACCTGCTACTTTTTTTAGGGTTGTGAGTTAGTaggtgagtgttttttaaagaattgaaccaagttttctgattttttttcttcttaaatgggaaATAATTGTACAATAAATCACCACAGaccttcttcacctctctgccCGGATCTTCAAcctgcttctgctgctcctgGAACATAGACGGACAGACATGGACACATTTATAGAGACAGATGGACAACAAGGGAAAAACCAACAACCGGCGAAACAGTGACTTCTATTTCATTCCTCTCGTGTAAAAGGGGGCAAACATTTACACGTCATCAGCTTCTTCACCGTGGGGTAAAATTAAtacctgccacacacacatacacgcacacacacagcaccgacacacacacacacacacacacagcactgactaaacaaagagaggaaataaaaaacgGTTGACGTGACACGCATGAGACAAACAGAGGGAAGTGTGTGTATAGGAATGAGTCGTACCTGTGTTAATGTGCTTTAAAACTGCTTAATGTCTAAAGTGTGgtagtgggggggtgggggtggggggggattGTCTTACAGAGATGGACAGGGGGCTCCTGGGTGGGGCCTGTCTGGAGTGGGGCCTGTCGGGGTGGGCAGCACAGCCCTATGGAAACATGGgagaaaaacaagctgctgtgtTAGActgagcagaggaagaggaggaggaggaggaggaggaggaggaggaggtggggtgTGTATGTgggagaaggaaagaaagaaaatccgGAGAAGATCTGTTTATCCTCTTAAAGCTTTGTGAAaactactttttttattatctttgaTGGCGTTTCCAGGTTGAAGGAGGATGGAACAGAAAGAAATGTGATCGCCgttgaaaacaaaatacaacagcagATGTTCAGAGGGTTTCAGTAAACGTGAAAGAGAAAAAGTCTGTCTGTAACAATGTTTCAAAATTATCCACGTACAATAACCACCATCAGGAAGATCTATGTCGTCATCGTAAGGAAAAAAATGTATCACGTATAAGTTCAACATATTGAAAGTCCATCTGTATTTGGACATGAGATGAGAGGAAACTTTGGACTTTGTAAGATTAACAttagtgaataaaaacattgacattGTACTTTAGAAGTGACATCAAATATCCAGAATGTGCTGAGAGACAACAGTGTGAAACACCTGTGTCTTTACCCGACAGATCACAGGAGAtactaaactttaaaaaaaatgtttttaaacattttgttctGGAGCTGCTTCAAGACAAGACTGCGCTAGAACAGCCGTGATATCACATCAGGATATATGGAATTAGACTTGTGTCAATATGTTCAAACGACACTTTTCTCAAAGCAAATGAAATATCGatttaataattcaaaaacattgtattttattgtttgaaaatacacttggttttttgtttgtgggcgggccttaggaagctgtctgctgattggATAGGCAGCTTcataaggcccgcccacaaacaaaaaaccatggtgcaaagaacaagtcaaggagcacaaagaacaaataagaGAGCGCAAAAAAAtaagggagcacaaagaacaaataaggGAGCGCAAAAAAGAAATAAGGGAGCGCATTAAAACAAATAAGGGAACGcaaaaacaagtgagggagtgcaaagaacaaataaggGAGTGCAAAAAATTAATAAGGgagcacaaaaaacaaataagggagcgcaaaaaacaagtgaggagtgcaaagaacaaataaggGAGTGCAAAAAATGAataagggagcgcaaagaacaaataaggGAGCGCAAAAAACAAATAGgagcacataaaacaaataagggagtgcaaagaacaaataagggagcacaaaaaacaaataagggagcacaaagaacgaataagggagcacaaagaacgaataagggagcgcaaagaacaaataagggagtgcaaaaaacaaataagggagcgcaaagaacaattaagggagcgcaaagaacaattAAGgtagtgcaaagaacaagtgtattttcaaacaataaaatactatattttattgttttatatttcatttgctttgaaaatattgacacaaatgtaaTTCCATGTATGTCCTCATATTCACTCATGTGTCAGAGCGTTCAAACCTGCCCAGCTGCTGCTGTATCGATCACCAGTGACACAACAAAGCAAAGCTCCACGGTGAGCACAAGGACAGGAAGTCGTAccgtgaaatatttgcaaaaaaaaaatagaaaggaaATGAACAGACTAGCAGATACAGGCAGCAGATGAATGCATTTCACGTAcatcaatacaaatacaaagacACTCACATACAAACACTGTGCATAtatgcagtacacacacacacacacacacacacaaacacacacgcaccttCTGCCGTCTCTTCTCTTTGCGTTTGTCCTCGGTGGCCTGCAGCATCTTCTCTTTCCACAGGTTGAAAAAGTACGAGGGGTCGGTGTAAAACTTCAGAGCGTCCCTCTTGTCATCTCTgcgtggacaaaacaaaacaaacaaacaaacaaacaaacaatgttttaatacgcttttacaaagaaaacatgactaAAGGACGACACTGCTCACCTGTACGGACTGAGGATGTTGAGCGGGGGAGGTTTGTCGCAGCGATGGTACATCTCCACCACGGGGTTGGGGACTGAAGTTCGCGACACCACCTGCTGGTCCTGAATGGTACTGCTCTTAAAGGCCTTTCTCATGTTGATGTCCTGCAGGGAGACTGAGAGAAAACAGGAGGAAGGACGGAGTTACAGGTGATACAGGGAGGgtgtacgacacacacacacacacacacacacacacacacacacactgtcctcacCCTCTTCCACAGTGGAGTCGAGTTGTGTGACTTTCACAGCCAGCTGGTCCACTCTCTCCTGTAAACCGCTCATCCTCAGGTAGAAGCTGTTGGCCTCATTAAAGAGTTCACCAAATATGTCCTCTGCATGacgacctacacacacacacacacacatttatctcatAAATGGAACACGTccatgttcattttttttaaacatggtcCATCGTCACAACATGTCGACAGTTACACACTTTGTGTTGatttcatcaccatcatcatcaccatcaccatcaccatcaccatcatcatcatcatcataaaaagTCTTTCTCTGGATTCTCTGCACAAAACAAACCTTCAGTCCAGACTCTTCCCACTGGAGAGagtaactaactaactaactaactaactaactgactgactgactgactgactgactgactgactaacccAACTGCTGCACGTTCCTTCTTGAACTTCAGTCACACTTGAACTTCTTGTCTCCTGATGGTGCGTCACTCACTCAGGCTGCCCAGCTGCTTGATGATGGCTGCCAGCGTGCTGTTGGTCACACACTCCAGCTCACTGGTCACTCCATCGGGCAGCGCCCCGCGGCACAGGTGCCTCGGCTCGATGTTCCTCTTCACCAGCGGCATGCTGCTCTACGCCTGGACACAGGACAcgggacaggaagtgacatcacatcCAAAATATCCTgcgtaaacatgtaaacaacaacGTCCTGACTACAGAAAcaaagaggacagagacagggaaggcagagaggacagagaggatagagaggacagagacagggaaggcagaggggacagagaggacagagacagagagatagactcagaggacagagacagcgTCACTGTGCTGCTTAATGTCAACGTGGCATAGACGACGAGCCAAGAGTCAAATGAGCCAGAAAAGCTTTTCTACACAGAGTTAATGAACtggagagacagtgagagagagagacagagagagagacagagagacagacagagagaaatgtgtAAAGTCTACTTTTCATCCTCAGCATCCTGCACACTTGTCTTTTTCCTCaatgttttccctctctctgctttcATCAATAAATAATCAACAATCATTGATAAATCAtcaataaattattaataaatcatcaataaataatTGACAACGTATCAATAAATCATCAATAAATCATCAATAAATTATTAAGgaagcttttgtgtgtgtatctgcgtcaagtttcagaacaaaccgttcagccactgctgagaaaacagGGTTTTATTCTTTTCCTGGGCACTTCCGTttactgatgatgtcatcagcaaacctcaccactcctctcgcCACCGCAGCTCCTCCtcgtgcgggcactagtccgggcacatccggttgcgcaCATTCAagcgcagaagaagaagaagaagaagaagaagaaggactcTGGTTGTAGAGCTGAGAGCTGACGCGCtgattacgtcacttccaggtacctggccaatcacaggacagtggggaAGCCcccgttggctggccaatcacaacacagtctgcgttctgggggtgtgattttggtctgacgagagcgtttgcagcgactaagatgtttttctccatgaaaacaagttcatatTTGTAaatagacctccataactaacatttatgtgcgatacgagcatccgatgtcacctttaataaaTCAATCATCAATAAATAATCGCTGTTGTTTATGCTTGTTCATACTACTACAGCTTTAGTTTCATTAATAAAAATGCCCTTTAACCAGATCCAGACTGTTCTGGATTCTTCATCCTCTCCACACTTTGAACTGGGACAGAGAATCTGGGACACTGTGACACATCTCTGTCCTCACAGCTCAGCGTTAATGTGTCCACGTCCTGATGTccgtggtctgtgtgtgtgtgtgtgtgtgtgtgtgtgtgtgtgtgtgtgtgttgaaattgCGCTGAGGTTGACACATTTAATTGTGAGGGAGAAGCATGAGcattgtcctcacacacacacacacacacacacacacacacacacacacacactgacctgtttACTGGGAATAAAATGAGATGgaacagaaatgtactttctaTGATAAATGCATGGTTTTCTGATCACGACTGAGAGTGAGGCTGCAGACTGTTGTAAATAATCCTGGAATTCTCTCTGCtcaatccacatttttccaAATGTGTCGCGGAAATGAATACGAGGACATTGTCATTGATTTGTGTATCAagcttcgtcttcttcttcttcaaaacaacaaaaaaaaaacattctgctcGTCTGTAGAAACATTGTGATCTATGATGGCGTCCAAATGATCTCAGAAGTCCGATATTTAAATCACGTAAATCAGAATTTAAAGTTTATACTACAGCCGTCTTTCAAAGGCTCGTCCGTTCGTCCTCTTCATACTGCTTCAAAATGTCTTCTCCACTTTCATGCAGCAGAGTGGGTTCCCTGTCAGGTTTCCATGACAACGTTCTGATTGCTTTCTTCTGCTTCTCTGCTGGTGTCCTCAACAAGTCTCAAAAATGCCTTTTAATAGAATTATTAGTATGACACATGAAAtattccactcactcactcactcactcactctcctacatcatactgtatatatacactcattaaaatgtgtgtattatgACGTACAGATGTGTGTATTACGacgtacagatgtgtgtgtataatgacgt
This Solea solea chromosome 3, fSolSol10.1, whole genome shotgun sequence DNA region includes the following protein-coding sequences:
- the zgc:109889 gene encoding actin-binding protein WASF3 isoform X1, which translates into the protein MPLVKRNIEPRHLCRGALPDGVTSELECVTNSTLAAIIKQLGSLSRHAEDIFGELFNEANSFYLRMSGLQERVDQLAVKVTQLDSTVEEVSLQDINMRKAFKSSTIQDQQVVSRTSVPNPVVEMYHRCDKPPPLNILSPYRDDKRDALKFYTDPSYFFNLWKEKMLQATEDKRKEKRRQKGCAAHPDRPHSRQAPPRSPLSISEQQKQVEDPGREVKKVRKARNRRQEWNVLAYDKEFRPDARLTPSPYHGMSSEGSLSPDSRSMASDSYPASPNHPSTQTPSAAHLADHHARDHLSATAQTQSLDRGLRPANQPPGPGGPAAAGRNVASLGRTPSGHGVPAGGDSTVNGPRQQLVKDYRAGHGGQPSTIPEYYIPPAPPPPPPTIPSAQTAFDSTTSPPSAAAAAAAAAASAVPPNSAALSRPYSPSPPPPPANYVPSPSHPPSGAPPAAPPPPPPGMPAGHLVHSPPPHAAMGQQATADAPPMTRKSTMIGMIPMSDARSDLLAAIRRGIQLRKVQEQREQEAKREPVGNDVATILSRRIAVEYSESDDDSELDENEWSD
- the zgc:109889 gene encoding actin-binding protein WASF3 isoform X2, which encodes MPLVKRNIEPRHLCRGALPDGVTSELECVTNSTLAAIIKQLGSLSRHAEDIFGELFNEANSFYLRMSGLQERVDQLAVKVTQLDSTVEEVSLQDINMRKAFKSSTIQDQQVVSRTSVPNPVVEMYHRCDKPPPLNILSPYRDDKRDALKFYTDPSYFFNLWKEKMLQATEDKRKEKRRQKEQQKQVEDPGREVKKVRKARNRRQEWNVLAYDKEFRPDARLTPSPYHGMSSEGSLSPDSRSMASDSYPASPNHPSTQTPSAAHLADHHARDHLSATAQTQSLDRGLRPANQPPGPGGPAAAGRNVASLGRTPSGHGVPAGGDSTVNGPRQQLVKDYRAGHGGQPSTIPEYYIPPAPPPPPPTIPSAQTAFDSTTSPPSAAAAAAAAAASAVPPNSAALSRPYSPSPPPPPANYVPSPSHPPSGAPPAAPPPPPPGMPAGHLVHSPPPHAAMGQQATADAPPMTRKSTMIGMIPMSDARSDLLAAIRRGIQLRKVQEQREQEAKREPVGNDVATILSRRIAVEYSESDDDSELDENEWSD